From a single Pseudobutyrivibrio xylanivorans genomic region:
- a CDS encoding TIGR04197 family type VII secretion effector has translation MPNQTIVVASADVGSQSQSVGKAASYLEMRALSTTDEKTTISANANSKQAYLECQALLQSLGSAMDKESSNISKLGLDFEEYDQMLQGFWNLGER, from the coding sequence ATGCCTAATCAAACAATTGTAGTTGCGTCAGCAGATGTAGGTTCACAGTCTCAGTCCGTGGGAAAGGCTGCATCATACCTTGAAATGAGAGCTCTTTCAACAACTGATGAAAAGACAACAATTTCGGCCAATGCAAATAGTAAGCAGGCATACCTGGAGTGTCAGGCATTGCTTCAAAGCCTTGGCTCAGCAATGGATAAGGAGTCATCAAATATCAGCAAATTGGGATTAGATTTCGAAGAGTACGACCAGATGTTACAAGGCTTTTGGAATCTTGGAGAACGATAA